The region AAGCTGTCCCGCTTGATCTGTGACAACACCGACTTGATTGATACCGTGCAGATTTATCCCATGGTCTTGCCGGATCATGAAATGTAAGTATTATAAATGTTTTGATgtgatttattaatttatacatttaaataataatttctagCAACCCACGAGTGCCCTGCAAGAGTGGCATCATACCATCAATTGATCTGACTAAATGGGCGGACTTTGGCGGTCATGGCGTAGATCCCTCTCTCTATGTATGTAAACCATATTTTATcattaaagaaatactttataATGttcttaatttatataatttttcagaACTACATCAACGAAATACCGGACACGCTGCTGAACTTTAGGAAGTAAATGCCATTTGTGTTTTCCACGTTTTGTTTAACAATCTCGATTCATTTTCGGACTCCAAATCTGTATCTTCAGTCTTCTACAGTTCTAACTTTTTCCTCTTCTCACTGCTTAGTCTTCCAACTAGTCTCTGCTCACCATCCGCATTTCTAAAGCCAGTCAGTAGTTTTGACACTGCCATCCTTCTTCAGAGCTCTTTCCAGCATTTCCATGCATGAACCACACATTCTctgtatatattattattaaatagcAGAAATAGAGCGTTTAAGTTAAAGCATATCGAAGCAATCAGAAACAACGAtaaagaaaacataaataatttttaaaatatatctcgATGTAAGTTTTTGTATAtgcaagtattttttaaataaaattgaaaaactaacTTTTTTTCATTCCTTTTTTATCAGAACAAGTAAGTATCTTTGCATGGTAAGAATAGTTCTAAGACAACCACCTAATCATTTCCATTAGTAATAAAACGCAGATGAgtttctttaaattatttatttattcactaCACAATTACAAGTTAATAGGAACTCTTTGGTTTCGCGCTGGGAAGTCAGTTGTTTAGCAAAAGTAGTTTCATCATCGTTGTGGTCGACATCAGCGGCCAAGATCGCCAAGACTTGAGCATCGTGTTGAGCATCGCATTGACCCAAATCCACACCTGAGTCACAGGCCATAAAAGCACACATCTCCGCACACACCGCACACCGCACAAGAGGCGCCTCGCCTCTTCTTCGCCTTACTCGAGCGCATTTAGAAACGGCGCTATAGAGGCTATGTCCTCGCAGTCGGGGATGGCTTTTCCCTTGAACTTGAGGCAGGATAGGGCGCAAGTCTGCCCCTGGAAGTAGTCCCCCAGCATGGTCTTGCACTGGACGCAGTTATTCAGGCACACCTGTAGGGAAAGGTAGGTGAACTCGTAAGTAAATAGGTAGAAGAAGGAACGACAATCTATAAGATATTCAATCTTGGAATTTTGAATATCCTTAAAAGTACTTTTGGAAAGCTTGTAATAATATAAGCCATACTGATTATTACTTTTTTGATAAAGtggtttttatatatttttttaaataaatatctctGTTGAATATCATTGAAATCATAAAGGATATTAAACATATAGTTATAATGTTAAAGAGAGAAACCTTATACAAAACCCACCTGAATAAAATCAATGCCGCCCATGGAATCTgcaagaaataaatttaaaaaaaattctaattagtAAAGGAGTGCTTTAAAGCAAGTGCTATTTATATTACTTACCAAATCTCTTGTGCGTATAATGGTTTATAGCTGGCATTGCATTTCCGAAATGCACGAGGCACACTGCAACCGCCACGAAGGTGCACAAAATCAAGGGCTTGCAGTTCATGATTGGTTTTGGTACTGAGACTCGAAATCGATTTGTTTGGAGCGCTGACTGGCTTGCGACCGTTGTCTGTCTAGAGCGAAGTGGAAATAATTATTGTCGCTCGTTTGTCttcttattttatatacatatgctcTCGGCCCAAACGCAGATGCGAAAGCTTAACAGAGTAAAGAAGCCAGAGGCGgtagcaaaaaataaagtaaaaaataaaaaagcaactATTGAAGCCGGTCGCAGATGCGAGGCAAATCGACCGACCGGCCAGCCCCAGTGGCGCTAAAATACGTCAGATCTTTGAGCCAATCGAAATCAATGCGAACTCAATCAGATATCCATTATAGTTGCTAAGCGTATGCAAATGCGCGTGCGATACGCAAAACTTCAAAATGTCTCCCCACAGAAAAGAGTTTGTTCGATTTTGCATAATTATCTGAACAGATTTTATGACACTTTTAAATTGGCTGTGAATAGATGAGCAGCAGGTATTTAGCAAGTGGAATTTATGGAATGTTTGGCAGAAGCtgcagagagaaaaaaaatgtgcatCATAATctggaatttaaaataataaaatatacttatattatataattataatccTTTTAATACGATATGatattcttataaaaaaatattaaaataactgAGCTTGTAGAATTTTTTTCACCGTGTAACGTTTAACGAAATTATCTGTTAATCCATAATCCATTATGGCGAATTCCCTAAACGCATGACTTGAAAAATTTCCCCGATTTTCAAGAGCACAGTGCAAAATTCACCGAAGCTGGGAAAGAAAGTAGCTAAAGCACAAAGCTCTTCGAAAAACTGCTCCAGCAGCAGGAAGTGTCGAGCGAACGGACACAGCCCAGCCGAACTGGGATCGTAATGAATGCAAATCGTATGCGACTGGCGAGCCCATTAATTAATGGCGCTGTGAATGCAGTAAAAATATGGTTAAAATGTAAAGCGTAGAACGGATCCAAGACCACATGCCGCCACAACAATAAGTTACGCCCCAGTAaggtataaataaaataagaattcTTTTGTCCTGCCTCCAACCGGACACGCCGCCAACTGGTTTCGATGGCGAATCTCACCGAacgaaaatatatgaaaatataaaataaactaaaataaagcaaaacaaacaaaatccaCCAGATCGTGGGAAATTTTTAGTTATGCTAATTTTATGCGACACAAATTGTATGTTTCCCAACTAATTGGCAACACGCGCCGGCGAATGAGTAATGAATAAATCCCATACGTCACAGAAGTGTGTTTTGTGGGCGTGATGCTTTTGAGCCAGGCTTACGATTTTCGGTTCCCAGTGACGTAGGAACGGCACTCGAATCTTACCGGTAGTGGATTGTTTGGCAGCACTGGCGTGGGCGTTGAGTGGCTTGACAACACGTTTGTTTGCCGGAAACTGGTTCTGGATTGCAGAGTTCTTGTTGTATTTATACTTTGGATCTCGTACGATTGTTTGATTTGCGCGAGCAAATTAATCAATTTATCTCGCCAGCAAATCCACCTAATTGAATATGTGCGAAATGGCAAAATGTCACTTCCGCTGGCTAGTTCGCAGCTTTCTTGAGTGTTTTTCACAGCGGTGTTCTGAGTACTGGATGTTACTTAGCCAGTTTAATTGCGTTCTTTGGGCTCTGCCTTCGGGTTGGTCAGCCAGTTGCAGGCCGAGCAGGAAATGAAATTATACTATCGAAAGGAATTGTTTTTCCTAGAGTACGATGTCTAGTTGTTCAAGATTTATTCTTCCGAGGCAAGTGTTTGTGAATTCATAAAGAGGTTTTCACATCTTGCTTGAACAATTAATCAATCACTGAATGAAAGGGAAACCcacatttatttgtttagtaTTAAGACTAAGACCTTGAAGGCGCCAGGATTGTGTCGTGagtattaaacaaatatattatttattttgttgtacaCTGTTGCCAGATGTCTAAAACTACAGGTATAGGAAGGAATCGGCCATAGTTGTATGGTCAActataacaattaaatttggtaatacctcaaatatttttaataaataatatagagtattacttataaaataacttaCATAGGGGATTATTTAAAGTACGCCTATACTttaaaggattaaaaaatcAACATGGTTAGCTGTAGCTGGATAACATAGTCATaatgataaatattaataatttattaactaTTATAAACGATTCAAGTAttctaaataaaatgaaatgagaTAATGTTTAAGTACGAATGTGGGTAAAGCGAATAATAAATTCAAGTAAACCATTTATATAAAAGGATAACAAATACAACTAACtgtacacatttttattttaactaaaaaaaatcaattaaaaagtaaataaaatagcacatatttaacaaaagtatatattttaaaccatttcagtttattaattttagcatACCCTTAAAGCAGTGCAGTCAAAAGTAAAGCAGTTGAGAATAACTATTCCCGCTAGATGTCGCTCAAGTATCGCTGTAAAAAAAACTGTGTAGAAACTCGTGTATTAATTGTAAGTTCTATAAACCAACAATAGGTGTCGACTGAAATCTTATGCAATGTTGTGAAAGAAAAATGGGAAGTTGAATggttttcctttattttttgtatctctAGGTCATACTTTACCAAAGATACCATTGCactacttttttataatttatgaaaCAGTTTAGTGTTATATGTGAGATACCAATGGATGTAATATGTGAATCACattgctttaaaatataaatctttATTTGTTCAAAGCACACAAGGATTGTAAGCATTACGTTTAAGGTTCTATTCATCGTGACTATTTTAAGAGCTCTCGAAACACTCTGCCCAAGACAAGAATTTTATGAGGCAATATCAAAATAGTTTGCTGCAGGAGAACCTGACCAAAATGATGTTTATTGGTCCATTTATTGACTCCCTTGGAGGCAATCAATTTCTGTTCAATATAAATCTCATTATTAAAGTGCTGGGCGGATTAAGTTCTCCTTTTTTGTACTATATCGTGCCCCCACTGGACGTGCGTTGAAATTGCTGAAAAGCCACAACAGCAAACATTTCAACCGATGACCAGGAGGCGAAAGTGTgttggtgggcgtggcacactaTCGTACGCGCCGTCGAACAGCGAAAACTTTTATTAGTTGCAGCGTGCTCCCTTCCCTGGCTTCCCCATCTTCCATCAGAACTCCATAGCGAGTAAATCAGTAAACGATTTTCTTTATAGTGCTGAATTTTCGAAGCAATTTCttctcacattttttttatttttcggcaCGACGGCaagaaacttttattttaaaccaaGCCAAAAGCCGAGATTTTCGGACGCTTTATTTATGAACTCTGCCCGAAGAGTCGATGCGCCTCACATATCCCTTTCATACATTGCAATCGCATCCTTTGTGCCCGGGTAGATATTTCAGGCACGTAagcattaaattttttagccACACAATATGCTCATTGTGCCACTGATTTTAGCTTCAAGATATACCACCGTATATACGTATCTCGGCCAGCTTCTGCCGAGCATGACAAAAGAGCAATGAAGCCTATTTTGTAGCTGCAAAGTTTGCCAGGTTGAAtgaaaaactttatttaaatatatacctACCTACAGTGGAGGTGAAAATGATAGCATTGGAAGTTATGCTATTCCtaactattaaataaataggtTTAATACATTCCAAACATTTTAACCTTTAAGATTTTCAaagagaatttattttactctttgttgttttcattgtgtattttaaagatataatatcTTTAAGGATGCTGTATATCTCGTTACGCTTTCCATCTGTTCGGTTATGTAGCCCGCATGAAAAGGACACCAGCTTCTAATAAAGTTTCACTTGTTAATAATAAACTGTAGAGTATTTTTAGCTATGTCCCCGAAAATAAAGGCCAGCCAGGAGTGTAATTAGTGTAGTAAGCCTTTCCTCACGGCTCGTCGCGCCCGGGGGGCAAACTAAAGAACTAAGGCCTCCCCGCCTGACATCGTGTCGTATGCGTAATGGAGCTTGGTGGGCTCCCGAAGTTCTCCTGGCGCCCCAATCCCCTGCTTTTGGCCACCGGCATGTGAAAAACGTGTTAATCCACGAACTAATTTGATGTTAATGTGGGGGGCTGGTGGGTCGACAGGTCGGGGGATTGGGGTCGCCGGCACCCGGCTGACTTAATTGTTTTTCAGCTCACTTTACACTCCACCGTCGTTTTTGTGGGGCTTTAAGAGCCAGTCCAAGTGGCCGGGCCATTAGAGcgtaaacaaattattgccgTACAGAGAGAAATATTAAACTCACGTAGCTTTCATAGTTTTCTTAGTTGATACTATCAGTTTTAGTGATTTTTAAGGAAGGTGGGGTAAGTAAATATGTTATTTgcattcttttttattttcagagctcattaaataataatcttaaattaagaaaattcaaatagtgaatgattttttttaacactttcAAGATTATATtctctttatttaaaacatatattaaTATGATAATTACAAATATGTAATGACAATTTTCTCAACGTTATTAggatgatttttatttaattttaaatatatattagtaTTACAACTTTTGATATCTTTGAGGCAcggaaaaatatatgaatcAGAAATacatgatattttttaaaacaatttaagattattatttttcaaacatataattttattatacatttatatatctttGAAGTcgaaaattttattgaaactcAATAGATAATAACAACTTTTTAGAACTTCTTTgcctaatttaattttttaatttaaaacagaCTCTGATTTTTCACCTTTTTTCTTCTCTCAGTGTATTGCTAAGACAACAACCTGGGCAGCATTAAGCGAGCTGCGAATTAGTTGCGTCTTAAGGTCCTTCTTTTCTGCATATTCAGCAGGTTTCGAATGGCGTCGGGATTACGGAGTGACTCCCGCGTCCCCAACTCCCGCTTTTTCTGGATGGCAAGGCGACCGCCCGTCGCGCTCGATGTGCTCAAAATGAAATCAGTGAAATggtggaaattaaaaaataacgaGATAATTAAAAGCTACCCCCGCAGTTATTTGCGTGTGTGTCTCTTGGCTCACGTAGCGCTGCTTAAGTGGCGGCATTCAGGCTGGAACCTCGCTGGGTGGGTGGTTCGGTGGCTTGCCCTTGCATTTGTGGGTGGGAGcatgggtggctgggtggttgAGTGGTCATGGGAATCCCCCACCCACCCggacacacacacccacacacacggcCAGGGACAGAATGAGCCGTTTTAATCCTGCCATTTACTTTGTGCCACAATGCTCGTTCATGTTTAATGTCCTTTCATTCCGCATTTGACTCGAagctgcttttgtttttttgattTCCTGTTGTTTTCGCTTTCGTTTGTTTCTGTTGTGAATTGTTTGGCTTGCCCATGCTGTGCCAAAGAGGCCTGGTTTTGCTGGTATTTGATAATTGCTTTTTGAGGTTTCTGTCAAGATGCTTGGATGCCAGCAAGCCTGGAAAAACAAACTAATCAGGTACGAGATGggatttctaattaaaattgcTCTAAAAGGTGTTGGACAGTTTATGTGGCTCTCAGCTaatttgcaatttaattttaactaaatACAAATTGATATATTGGGCCCTTGCATTAGTATCTACACATTAGCATTAGTACAGACTTTGGTTATTACAAATTCTGAGCCAAACTGATTAATGATAGCAAACTCGCATTAATTACAGGAATTAGTGCTAATGAAGGGCTCTACAACATCACACctgcataaaaaatacataaaagaaTAAAACCGATTGTTAAATTACCTTTGTAAAAtacgtaaaaaatatatatttttatttttgccagtatgaaacaaattatacaaaCTTCGTTTCCATTTCAAtacttaataattattataatataaatttgtgtaatattaaatatttcttttaatatagCTGCTTAGTTCATATTGCCACAGAAAgggtaaaataaaagtaaacaaatgaGCATAAATGAgcatttatttgaaaaattatgcaaTAATAACGTGTAATATCGTTTTACAGTGAACTCCATTGGGGGTTTTTTCCTAGGAAAGGGTTTGGTCAGTCTGGTAAATTACAACAAATATTCATTACGCTAAATGTGCATAATTTATATTGATGTGAATTTAAACGCTTTAATTATTAGGACTTTTTGTTTCGAGTTTCAGTCCGACACTTGCCATAAAAAGCATTTTCCCGTCTAAACTGAtggaaataatgcaaaaatgATTCAACTCCATGTATTGTAATGCCCATCGACTGCCGTTCAAAGGCGGTTaatgaattttcaaatttaaatcagCTTGCATTTCAATAAAACTCAAATAACCTGCGGGCGAACAAAGAATAACCCTTTGCAGCCATTAAATCAACGAGTTGTGGCATTATTAAATGCAAGCGATTTAAAGTTTTTGCGACTACATTGTGGCACAATTGTTGTTGTGCACATGAATGGCGGGTAAACTGTTTAAATAGACCATTTCACCGCTACTGATGAAGTGAACTATCCATGTCACTTGATTACGCTGCGGTGTAATTAGTCAGTTTGGCCGCCAAAAAATGTCCCTGGCTGGAAATGGGACCAAACGTTTGTTAATTAGCAAACGCAAATACACACGTGAGTTTGCCGGGATGTGTGACATAAATCGAACTGACGGATGGCTCAGCTGGGCCGTGAAAAGTGGGCTGACAAcgaggtgggcgtggccgggtgCAGGGGTGGCTTACCCCTGACATGCACATGGCCAAAATGCACAGCTCGACAGAATGTCAGCCAGCCGAGCTTCTTCTCACCCAACTTGTCTAGGTGCGGAAATGTGTCGAACTCTGCCATGTTGCGATACGACAAAATTGGGTCgcatttcaaaaaattttcgACTCTGCTGGCCAGTGAGATGCGGGCCCATAGAGCTGGCGAAAATACCGGAAAGTACCCAAAAATTGGGTATCAGTTGATAATAAAAGTTACAATTTAATTACTTAGTCAGTACTTAAAGATTTTGTATCTTAAACTAACATACCTCATTTATAAAGTTCATTTTAGTATGTTAGGATCAGGGTTAGGTCctcaattaaatgttatttactaCCTTATTGATTGTACCAtcacataaaacaaaaatattttaaaaattttaagaattcaaAGAAAGTAACCTTGTTCTTTCCAACACTTCTGAGTCGAAAAAGTGGCTAAAATGTCAACACAAACAGGGAAGACGACAAAGTGCGCAGCTTGCATATTTCTCGATGAATCTGtatgcgagtgtgtgcgtctGGTTATGTGATTGTATCTGTGTGACTTTGCTTTGACATTTCAACTTTGCCCCGACCAGGCTAATGCAATGAAAACTTCCAGTTTGCCTTAGTTTTCGGTCGTTTTTTCGATGCTCGCCGGACTGTTTCTGGCTGCCTTTAAGTCGGAGAGACGCCAGATGAAGCCGAAATTGCAATTAGACGTACACAGTTTCATAATCGGAGTTCGACAAACTGCAGTCCGGCAAACCGACAAAACGGGACGGGCTATAAATGTCCAGCCGCTGGCCATTCGCAATCAGAATTTATGCTGACTGCAAAGAGCTGATGTCGCAAAAATAAAGCCTTGCATAGCTCAAGACGCTGCGAGTTATCCTTCAAAGGACCACAGAGGACACTCCTGCGAAAGACAAAAAATATaccatttgtttttaatgttaaaataaatcttggctacattttaagtattttttaaatgttcccTTAACTAAAAACGAATTGATACTAAACTGATATTCTCTGTagtgctttaaaatattttaacaatttttttagcgTTTCATTTACTTAAATCATAAATCagtcaatttaaatattctatttTACCAAGTCTCCCTGCTGTGCAGCATCAGTGAATCCTCGTTAAAGTCTTCTGACAAAGTTCCCTTTAAGAGCTGCCAGCCGCTGGTTTATTGAATCTGGGGGAGCTTGAAGTTTCCTGATGCCCAAAAATAGCCCAACCTCGAGCTGCGCTCGCATTGTAAAAGTTTGCTCCTTTTTTCGGGGGCGCTctgccatttttatttgagttttcACTTACCTGGCGCTTAAGTGTTTCTGCTACCAggccatttgccatttgtttCGTCGATGTGAAAAGTTTTTGCGAGCGACTTGTGTGCGGGCTACTTTTATGATTATTGCCAGCCTGCCAGCCTGCCAGCTTGCCAGCTCAACCTTGGCGAGAAAGTATCTTCTGGGCAAAGTATCTCGTATCTGGGCGCTGTGGGCCTATGCCATACTTAAGCCTTAATGTTAATTTTAAGCAGTTTGCCCATAAGCTTTTGATTTAAGGCAGCCACAAGGCCGGCTAGGAAGGgattccttttatttttgcgTTAGGGCTGCGGACTTCTTGGCGTGCTGCCATGCCGCAAAGTATACACCAGACATGGACGCGGACATGGCAGAACATTGCAGCtccaattgcaattgcaattgccacCCCCAATCCCAAACCCATTCCCAATGCCAATCCCTAACCATAACCACCAGCCCATGTGCAGCTGCTGCCCGTGTGGAAGTGCACTTCACTTTGtctaattgtaaaataaataaatgagatAAAAACGCAAAGTGGCAGGGGCGTGTAAAAAATGCAAAGGGAAATGAAAAATTGCGCTCGAGTTGTGTGCTTCCCAAGAAAAGGGATACACTGGGGGGAAAAATGCAGAATTATGAGCCCAGTAAAATTATTGCGAAGTTAGCTTAAATAGCCAAACAATTTCACTAAACAATTTgaactaaatttatttaaagatgttttcataaaaACAATGTAGCCA is a window of Drosophila biarmipes strain raj3 chromosome 3R, RU_DBia_V1.1, whole genome shotgun sequence DNA encoding:
- the LOC108024444 gene encoding eclosion hormone, which produces MNCKPLILCTFVAVAVCLVHFGNAMPAINHYTHKRFDSMGGIDFIQVCLNNCVQCKTMLGDYFQGQTCALSCLKFKGKAIPDCEDIASIAPFLNALE